A stretch of DNA from Bacillota bacterium:
TGGAGCGAGACACCAGGCAGGGGAGGGCATAGTCCTTCCGTCACCACTGTGAGCGCGAGCATGAGTTGGGTGCACCGACCGGCCCGGATACCTTTCTATTCCGGAAGGAGATTCGGGCCATGCGTGCGAATTTCTCGCTTTGTGGAGGTGGGGCGGGCGTGAAGATTGTGATCGCTTCCGACCACGGCGGGTATCCGCTGAAGGAGGAATTGAAGAAATACATCGTCGATCTCGGCCACGAGGTCTCGGACTACGGGACCCACAATACGGACCCGGTTGACTACCCGGACTTCGCTTTCCTGGTGGCGGAGGCTGTGGCCCGGGGTGCTTGTGACCGGGGGATCATGGTCGACGGGATCGGGGCAGCATCCGCCATTGTGGCGAACAAAGTCCCGGGCGTGCGGGCCGCGAGCTGCTCAGATACCTTTACAGCCTCGATGAGCCGCGCTCACAACGACTCGAACGTGCTCACCTTAGGTGCCCGGGT
This window harbors:
- the rpiB gene encoding ribose 5-phosphate isomerase B, translated to MKIVIASDHGGYPLKEELKKYIVDLGHEVSDYGTHNTDPVDYPDFAFLVAEAVARGACDRGIMVDGIGAASAIVANKVPGVRAASCSDTFTASMSRAHNDSNVLTLGARVVGGGLAREIVKVWLTTEFEGGRHMRRVSKVIDFERRYLAARG